In Ascaphus truei isolate aAscTru1 chromosome 21, aAscTru1.hap1, whole genome shotgun sequence, one DNA window encodes the following:
- the LOC142472019 gene encoding torsin-1A-like isoform X1: MELLLLLLLPGLVPAFDPITLTVGAVSVPLLTALISYSGLPCYFRECCSEEGGVNSTALQLDFDHNVFGQHLAKQVILKGLTGFMKNKNPKKPLTLSFHGWTGTGKNYVSQIVARHIYKGGMDSKFVHQFVATLHFPHAHQINNYKDQLQEWIRGNVTACERSIFIFDEVDKMHPDLIDAIKPFLDYYEQLDGVSYRKAIFIFLSNTGGEVISQLALDFWKARKEREDLQLHDVEQKLSLAIFNKKDSGFWHSSLIDKNLIDFFVPFLPLEFRHVKMCVRAELRQRNSKADEEIITKVAKEMPYYPKEERVYSVKGCKVIPTILDFYL; this comes from the exons ATGgagctgctgcttctgctgctctTGCCGGGCCTGGTGCCGGCGTTTGACCCCATTACCCTAACAGTCGGGGCGGTGTCCGTGCCCTTGCTGACCGCGCTCATTTCCTACAGCGGCCTACCCTGCTACTTCCGGGAGTGCTGCAgcgaggaggggggtgtgaacaGTACAG CGCTGCAGTTAGATTTTGACCACAATGTATTCGGGCAGCACCTGGCCAAACAGGTGATACTGAAAGGATTGACTGGTTTCATGAAGAATAAGAACCCGAAGAAGCCCCTCACCCTGTCCTTCCACGGCTGGACCGGCACCGGCAAAAATTACGTTAGCCAGATCGTGGCTAGGCATATTTATAAGGGTGGCATGGACAGCAAGTTTGTGCATCAGTTTGTGGCGACGCTACACTTTCCCCACGCACATCAAATTAACAATTATAAG gaCCAGCTGCAGGAGTGGATCAGAGGAAACGTCACCGCCTGTGAACGCTCCATCTTCATATTTGACGAGGTGGATAAAATGCACCCGGATCTTATTGATGCCATCAAACCTTTCCTGGACTACTATGAACAGCTGGACGGGGTGTCCTATCGCAAAGCTATCTTCATCTTCCTCAG TAACACTGGAGGTGAGGTCATCTCACAGTTGGCCCTGGATTTCTGGAAGgccaggaaggagagagaggatctCCAGCTGCATGATGTGGAACAAAAATTATCCCTGGCTATCTTCAACAAGAAGGACA GTGGCTTTTGGCACAGCAGCCTGATAGACAAGAACCTGATTGATTTCTTTGTGCCTTTCTTGCCGCTGGAGTTCAGGCACGTGAAGATGTGCGTGAGGGCGGAACTCAGACAGCGAAACAGTAAGGCGGACGAGGAGATAATCACCAAAGTAGCCAAAGAGATGCCTTATTACCCCAAGGAGGAACGAGTTTACTCTGTGAAAGGCTGCAAAGTCATACCCACAATACTGGATTTTTATCTATGA
- the LOC142472019 gene encoding torsin-1B-like isoform X2, with the protein MELLLLLLLPGLVPAFDPITLTVGAVSVPLLTALISYSGLPCYFRECCSEEGGVNSTALQLDFDHNVFGQHLAKQVILKGLTGFMKNKNPKKPLTLSFHGWTGTGKNYVSQIVARHIYKGGMDSKFVHQFVATLHFPHAHQINNYKDQLQEWIRGNVTACERSIFIFDEVDKMHPDLIDAIKPFLDYYEQLDGVSYRKAIFIFLRLAHKEQTKKVGRCPKLIKKTYTTSAVVNDHHRHKQLRLGSTDEIWWCKVLGPQKISSCHQTC; encoded by the exons ATGgagctgctgcttctgctgctctTGCCGGGCCTGGTGCCGGCGTTTGACCCCATTACCCTAACAGTCGGGGCGGTGTCCGTGCCCTTGCTGACCGCGCTCATTTCCTACAGCGGCCTACCCTGCTACTTCCGGGAGTGCTGCAgcgaggaggggggtgtgaacaGTACAG CGCTGCAGTTAGATTTTGACCACAATGTATTCGGGCAGCACCTGGCCAAACAGGTGATACTGAAAGGATTGACTGGTTTCATGAAGAATAAGAACCCGAAGAAGCCCCTCACCCTGTCCTTCCACGGCTGGACCGGCACCGGCAAAAATTACGTTAGCCAGATCGTGGCTAGGCATATTTATAAGGGTGGCATGGACAGCAAGTTTGTGCATCAGTTTGTGGCGACGCTACACTTTCCCCACGCACATCAAATTAACAATTATAAG gaCCAGCTGCAGGAGTGGATCAGAGGAAACGTCACCGCCTGTGAACGCTCCATCTTCATATTTGACGAGGTGGATAAAATGCACCCGGATCTTATTGATGCCATCAAACCTTTCCTGGACTACTATGAACAGCTGGACGGGGTGTCCTATCGCAAAGCTATCTTCATCTTCCTCAG ACTCGCACACAAAGAACAAACGAAGAAGGTGGGAAGATGCCCAAAACTTATTAAAAAGACATACACTACAAGTGCAGTGGTTAACGATCACCACAGACATAAGCAGCTCAGGTTGGGGAGCACAGATGAGATCTGGTGGTGCAAGGTACTTGGGCCACAAAAGATCAGCAGTTGCCATCAAACCTGCTAG